Proteins from a genomic interval of Rosa chinensis cultivar Old Blush chromosome 2, RchiOBHm-V2, whole genome shotgun sequence:
- the LOC112184563 gene encoding UPF0481 protein At3g47200 yields the protein MEDHCCRIIDVEALEQIDVEALEQCMKAELRSDSPLSATCCIFRVPEVLRRRKPEAYAPDVVSIGPFHHRSSKLFATMKDVKQWYLNSLLLRNNVSLKALIQGIDNITGFEKRARDYYAESIDHLNRYQFIEMMIIDGCFLLELFQRNDDSVPITNCKRNDPLSNMSCMVQYLCHDLMLLENQLPWFVLESLYGLTCDKQVPLTTLVLKFFNRLSSLYAYCNDYSIYTHDDETLHILDLIRSAIVVPFKRFESIKCDSAQLPHATALLESAGIEFKRSFAAGLMSIDFKDGVLKIPQLEIAEMTEPLFRNLIAFEQCYHGRQHMITSYALLMDKLIASSEDVVLLCDRGIIQNWLGAEDVSQLFSTLYSDTLVTGFCYGGLCAEVNEYYKGRWNQWLARLKHDYLSDPWKIISLVAAVILLVLTLLQTMYTIQQYHSPPK from the coding sequence ATGGAAGATCATTGCTGTAGAATTATTGATGTTGAAGCATTGGAACAGATTGATGTTGAAGCATTGGAACAGTGCATGAAAGCCGAGCTTCGCAGTGATTCACCCTTGTCTGCTACGTGTTGCATTTTCAGGGTTCCTGAAGTACTCCGGAGACGTAAACCAGAGGCATATGCACCTGATGTTGTCTCAATCGGACCCTTTCATCACAGGAGCAGCAAACTTTTTGCAACCATGAAAGATGTGAAACAGTGGTATTTAAATTCTCTACTCTTAAGAAACAATGTTAGTTTAAAAGCTTTGATCCAAGGTATTGATAATATTACTGGGTTTGAGAAACGTGCCCGTGATTATTATGCAGAATCAATTGATCATCTTAACCGGTATCAATTCATAGAAATGATGATAATTGATGGCTGCTTCCTATTAGAACTATTTCAGAGAAATGATGATAGTGTGCCAATTACAAATTGTAAGCGTAATGATCCTTTATCCAACATGAGTTGCATGGTCCAGTATCTTTGCCATGATCTTATGCTACTAGAAAATCAACTGCCTTGGTTTGTTCTTGAGTCTCTATATGGCCTTACCTGCGACAAACAAGTCCCCCTCACTACGCTTGTGCTTAAATTCTTCAACAGACTATCATCACTGTACGCTTATTGCAACGATTATTCCATTTACACTCACGATGATGAAACTCTACACATACTTGATCTGATAAGAAGTGCTATTGTTGTTCCATTCAAAAGATTTGAATCAATCAAATGCGACTCTGCACAGCTGCCCCATGCAACTGCTCTCTTGGAGTCAGCTGGCATTGAATTCAAAAGAAGCTTTGCTGCTGGCTTAATGAGTATTGATTTCAAAGATGGAGTTCTCAAAATTCCACAACTTGAAATTGCAGAGATGACTGAACCTTTGTTCAGAAACCTCATAGCCTTTGAGCAGTGCTATCACGGTCGCCAACATATGATAACTTCTTATGCCCTTTTAATGGATAAGCTCATTGCTTCCAGCGAGGATGTTGTTTTACTTTGTGACAGAGGAATAATCCAAAATTGGTTGGGTGCTGAAGATGTTTCCCAGCTCTTCAGTACGCTTTATAGTGACACATTGGTTACTGGTTTTTGCTATGGCGGGCTCTGTGCTGAAGTGAATGAATATTACAAAGGTAGATGGAACCAGTGGCTAGCCCGATTGAAGCATGATTACTTATCTGATCCATGGAAAATCATTTCTTTGGTTGCAGCCGTTATCCTTCTGGTTCTCACCCTATTGCAGACAATGTATACCATTCAGCAATACCATTCTCCCCCCAAGTGA